Sequence from the Pseudomonadota bacterium genome:
ATCCCGGCGTCGCTCGGCACCGCTTGCTCGTGAGCGTTGGCCATGGCGCCGGGGTGGAAGGCCGTGATCTGGTTGTCGTCGAGATCAGTCGTGATGTACGCCTGAGCCGTGAACTGATCGTCGTAGGCGCGCACGTAGCGAGCGTCGATGCCCTGGCTGGCGAACCAGTCGGCGTAGGGGGCGAAGTCCCTACCCACGGTGCCCATCGGTACGCCGTCGCCACCTAAGAGCTTGAGGTTATAGGCGATGTTGCCCGCGCAGCCGCCGAACTCGCGGCGCAACTCCGGCACCAGAAACGCCACGTTCAGCATATGGATCTTGTCGGGCAGGATGTGATCCTTGAAGCGGCCCGGGAACACCATGATGTTGTCGACGGCCAGGGACCCGCAGATCAGTGCTGTCATGCGCTCAGTTTCTCCGTCGAAGTGGAAGCGGCCGCCTGTCGGCCATGACAGGGGCGGGTGGGGACACGACGACACGAGAGCTGGGCGAGGGCCAGCGCAGCCGCTCGGATCGGGTCCAAGCGGCGGAGTCTACTGCAATCGCCCGCGAGCTGCCGTGACCTGAGCGCGGCAGGCATGCGGGCGCGTCGCGGGGGGCCGCGACGCGCCGAGGCGCGCCTAGCCGAGGGCTTTTATGGCTGCCTCGTAGTCGGGCTCGTCGCCGATCTCGGTGACCAGCTGGGTGTGCACGACCGTGTTGTTCTCATCCAGCACCACCACAGCGCGCGCCGTGAGACCGGCCAGGGGGCCATCCTCGATCAGCACGCCGTAGTCACTGGCGAATTCCTGGTTGCGCATGGTCGAGAGCGCCAACACGTTCTCCAGCCCCTCCGCACCGCAGAAGCGCGACTGGGCGAAGGGCAGGTCGGCCGAGATCATGAGCATCACCGTGTCCGCGTGGTCCTTGGCGTACTCGTTGAAGCGACGCGTGGACAGGGCGCAGACCGGCGTATCGACGCTCGGGAAAATGTTCAGCAGCTTGCGACGGCCTTCGAATTCGTTGAGGCCCACGTCGGCGAGGTTCTTGTCCGTCAGCGTGAAGTCAGGCGCGGCGGCGCCCACCTTCGGGAGCTCCCCGTTGGTGTGAATCTCGTTGCCGTGGAGGGTAATCGTTGCCATCGTCAGGAAGCTCCTGAAGTGAGAGAAGGTCGTAGTGTCCCAGATCGCCGCGCGGTCAGTCGCTGATCAGCGCGCGATAGGCCTCGGCGTCGAGCATGCGCTCGGCCCACGCATCATCGCTCGGTCGCAAGCGCAAGATCCAGCCGTCGTCGTACGGGTGCTGATTGACGAGGTCCGGGGAGTCGTCGAGGGCGGTGTTCACCGCTACCAGTTCGCCCGCCACCGGACTGTAGACGTCGGAAGCGGCTTTCGTTGATTCGACTACGGCCAAGGCATCGCCTTGGGAGACTTCCTGACCTGCCTCGGGCAGATCGACGAACACCAACTCGCCGAGCTCGGCTTGTGCGTGCTCGGTGATGCCCATCACCAGCGTGCCGTCGTCCTCGGCGCGAATCCACTCATGACTCTCTGTGTAACGCAGATCGCCAGGTACATTGCTCATTATCTTTCTCCCCTGTACCGAGCCTGGTCATCCGGCGCTCAGGCGCCAGCCCTCACGAACGGCGGCGCGGCCAGTTCTGCCCGCACGCGCCGTTGGCGAATCTGAACGAAAAGGCTTCCCGCCTCCACTTGCTCGCGAGCATCGCTCCGCATGCGCCAGAGGGCAACACCGTGGCCCAGGCTGGTGGAAAAACTGCCGCTAGTGATGGTGCCGACGACGCTGGCACTGTCGGCGTCTGCGCCGGCGAGCACCTCGCAATCCGCCCGGGGCACGCCCTTATCGATCAGGCGCAGGCCTCGTCGCAGGAAGCGCGCGGGCGCGGCGCCTCGCTCAGCATCGACCGCCACCCGACCGACGAACTCCCGCTGCGCGTCATCCAGGTCGAGCAGCCATCGCAGGCCGACCTCTTGCGGGCGGGTGGTCTCGTCCATGTCGCTGCCGTGGAGGTTCAAGCCCGCCTCGAGACGCAGCACATCGCGGGCGGCAAGCCCGCAGGGGGCGACCTGCGCCTCCTGCTGCAAGCGATCCCAGAGCGCCTCCACCTGCGCGTGGGGCAAGCAGATCTCCACACCGTCCTCGCCCGTGTACCCGGTACGGGAGATGAAGGTCTCGCCCACCTCAACGGCATGAAAGCGCGGCAGGGTGCTGAGCGCTTCGATGTCGGTGCTACCTAGCGTGGCCGCCAACACGGGCATGATGCGCCCCACCGCCTGCGGGCCTTGCACCGCGATCATGGAGAGGTCGTCGCGCTGCATACGCGTGAGCGGCGGGCCGTCCCACGCCTGCAGGCGCGCTTCGAACCAACCCGTGACCCGCTCGCGCGTGCCCGCATTACTGACGATGCGGTAGGCGGGTTCGCCCGCCTGGTCGTCGCGCCGAAAGACGATGAGATCGTCGA
This genomic interval carries:
- the tpx gene encoding thiol peroxidase; this translates as MATITLHGNEIHTNGELPKVGAAAPDFTLTDKNLADVGLNEFEGRRKLLNIFPSVDTPVCALSTRRFNEYAKDHADTVMLMISADLPFAQSRFCGAEGLENVLALSTMRNQEFASDYGVLIEDGPLAGLTARAVVVLDENNTVVHTQLVTEIGDEPDYEAAIKALG
- the gcvH gene encoding glycine cleavage system protein GcvH → MSNVPGDLRYTESHEWIRAEDDGTLVMGITEHAQAELGELVFVDLPEAGQEVSQGDALAVVESTKAASDVYSPVAGELVAVNTALDDSPDLVNQHPYDDGWILRLRPSDDAWAERMLDAEAYRALISD
- the gcvT gene encoding glycine cleavage system aminomethyltransferase GcvT; this translates as MSHLTALASAHERAGARLVTFAGWQLPVQYSSALDEHRAVRNDAGMFDVSHMMITDFAGAGASAWLRALLCSDVAKLDGPGAGRYTCALNTEGGVIDDLIVFRRDDQAGEPAYRIVSNAGTRERVTGWFEARLQAWDGPPLTRMQRDDLSMIAVQGPQAVGRIMPVLAATLGSTDIEALSTLPRFHAVEVGETFISRTGYTGEDGVEICLPHAQVEALWDRLQQEAQVAPCGLAARDVLRLEAGLNLHGSDMDETTRPQEVGLRWLLDLDDAQREFVGRVAVDAERGAAPARFLRRGLRLIDKGVPRADCEVLAGADADSASVVGTITSGSFSTSLGHGVALWRMRSDAREQVEAGSLFVQIRQRRVRAELAAPPFVRAGA